The Drosophila innubila isolate TH190305 chromosome 3R unlocalized genomic scaffold, UK_Dinn_1.0 2_E_3R, whole genome shotgun sequence genome has a segment encoding these proteins:
- the LOC117792492 gene encoding protein CLEC16A homolog isoform X1, with translation MFRSRSWFGGPWGGRPKNRLSLEHLKYLYSILEKNTTVSESNRGLLVESLRCIAEILIWGDQHDSLVFDFFLEKNMLSYFLHIMRQKSGGSSFVCVQLLQTLNILFENIRNETSLYYLLSNNHVNSIMVHKFDFSDEDVMGYYILFLKTLSLKLNTHTIHFFYNEHTNDFPLYTEAIKFFNHPESMVRIAVRTISLNVYRVQNASMLRFIRDKTAAPYFSNLVWFIGKHILELDTCVRTDIDHQSNQKLSNLVAEHLDHLHYLSDILLLDIKDLNAVLTEHLLHKLFVPLYIFSLTPAPPPPSLAVVTQNLAAVLNRNVDIDIQEIQHPRVSSIVALFLLSLVFLVVTHAPLVHALAWVIMNGDHSVFKEGAAEILNSYVEHREVVVPGFGEPHESLEQALDTVIGQTTSSSSGDAVSEDSGVESTPATSSSPISKHIETVAEAAATKLRNITDEEKQRLQQSTSTQAYIEMAKPFLDTVLQALDCTENDYLALLSLCLIYAMSHNRDGMKNEWFEQVLSKSMHGSFSYRTALIEHLLNIITQSSQPSCRIRLITAEIALELLLTFTKSAADEAPCITPTQQGLLFGARNQSMVVLRNFYKSEDIFLDLFEDEYNEMRKSQLNVEFLCMDSNILLPPTGTPLTGIGFTRRLPCGEVEKARRAIRVYFLLRRTCQKFLNEKESLLPLTNVVNLVQVENVLDLNNSDLIACTVVSKDNVKQRRFLVIDALQLILVEPDAKLLGWGVAKFVGFLQDVEVQGDKDDSRCLHITVHRGGVTHNRTPLLSAKFLFDDHIRCMAAKQRLTKGRSKARQKKMYQIAQLIEIPGQLDSPLYPVCGTSTHCSNTRIVQKGANLSANRVPGFAAVLRSNNSAGISRTQMAHNRSLDGIRNESAGRSRRRSPNAGSSSPSTLRPDTASFDRDRSPSVSGGSHCSSQSRENSQARSSANRSRENSPRMPRPRSEEIPLEDFQHSRNNSPHSRSGLGNPTPSSRSHTPSRTLHYDQISVHSASPREPSLLGGSNAILNQLNSGVSIAREVTPAQSSEETSFIGTDNDAATSADGRRKGRGTIETV, from the exons ATGTTTCGCAGTCGTAGCTGGTTTGGCGGCCCTTGGGGGGGACGTCCCAAAAATCGACTGTCTCTGGAGCACTTAAAGTACCTGTACAGCATTTTGGAGAAGAATACAACAGTATCGGAGAGCAATCGTGGTCTACTTGTTGAATCATTGCGCTGCATTGCTGAGATTCTCATCTGGGGCGATCAACATGATTCGCTGGTTTTTGA TTTCTTCTTGGAGAAAAACATGTTATCATATTTCCTGCACATTATGCGTCAGAAGAGCGGTGGTTCCAGTTTCGTTTGCGTCCAGTTACTGCAGACTCTTAATATACTCTTTGAGAACATTCGAAACGAGACTTCgctgt ATTATTTGCTGAGCAATAACCATGTAAACTCCATAATGGTGCACAAGTTCGACTTCTCCGATGAGGATGTCATGGGCTATTATATACTCTTTCTAAAAACGCTTAGTCTCAAATTGAACACACACACCATACATTTCTTCTACAATGAG CACACAAATGACTTCCCCCTCTACACGGAGGCAATTAAATTCTTCAACCATCCAGAGTCGATGGTACGAATAGCTGTGCGTACGATTTCTTTAAATGTTTACAGGGTGCAAAATGCGAGCATGCTACGTTTCATTAGGGACAA aaCTGCTGCGCCCTACTTTAGCAACCTGGTTTGGTTCATTGGCAAGCATATCCTTGAGCTGGATACCTGCGTGCGCACAGATATTGA TCACCAGTCAAACCAGAAGCTATCCAATTTGGTTGCCGAACATCTCGAtcatttacattatttaagcGACATTCTGCTGCTGGACATCAAGGACCTGAATGCAGTTTTGACCGAGCATCTGTTGCACAAGTTGTTTGTAcctttgtatatattttcattgacACCGGCGCCTCCGCCGCCATCTCTGGCGGTTGTCACACAAAATCTGGCAGCCGTGCTCAATCGGAATGTGGACATTGATATACAAGAGATACAGCATCCGCGCGTTAGTTCCATTGTGGCACTTTTCTTGCTATCTTTGGTGTTTCTTGTGGTGACACATGCACCACTTGTACATGCTCTGGCCTGGGTCATAATGAATGGTGATCACAGCGTTTTCAAGGAGGGTGCCGCCGAGATACTCAACTCGTATGTGGAACATCGCGAGGTGGTTGTACCGGGCTTTGGTGAACCCCATGAGAGTCTCGAACAGGCGCTGGATACGGTCATTGGCCAGACGACAAGCTCCAGTTCGGGCGATGCTGTCAGTGAAGACAGCGGAGTCGAATCAACGCCAGCCACATCATCTTCCCCGATCAGCAAGCACATTGAAACAGTGGCTGAAGCGGCAGCAACCAAGTTGCGGAACATCACAGACGAGGAGAAGCAGCGACTGCAGCAGTCCACTTCAACGCAGGCCTATATTGAGATGGCTAAACCGTTTCTGGACACCGTACTCCAAGCTCTCGATTGCACAGAGAATGATTATCTGGCATTATTATCCCTGTGCCTCATATACGCCATGTCTCATAATCGAG ATG GCATGAAAAACGAGTGGTTCGAGCAGGTGTTATCCAAGTCCATGCATGGATCCTTTAGCTATAGGACGGCTCTAATTGAGCATTTGCTTAACATCATCACGCAGTCCAGTCAACCAT CCTGCCGGATTCGCCTGATTACGGCTGAGATCGCACTGGAGTTGCTGCTGACCTTCACCAAGTCCGCTGCGGATGAAGCGCCGTGTATAACTCCAACACAGCAGGGTTTACTCTTTGGAGCGCGCAATCAGTCGATGGTTGTGCTGCGCAACTTTTACAAGTCGGAAGACATATTTCTGGATCTGTTTGAGGATGAGTATAACGAGATGCGCAAGTCGCAGCTAAACGTTGAGTTTCTGTGCATGGATTCCAACATTTTGCTGCCGCCCACGGGCACACCACTGACGGGAATCGGTTTCACCCGGCGCCTGCCCTGTGGCGAGGTGGAGAAGGCTCGTCGCGCCATACGCGTCTACTTCCTCCTGCGGCGCACATGCCAGAAGTTCTTGAATGAGAAGGAATCGCTGCTGCCGCTGACGAATGTTGTCAATCTTGTCCAAGTGGAGAATGTGCTCGATCTAA ACAATAGCGACCTGATTGCCTGCACTGTTGTGTCCAAGGACAATGTCAAACAGAGACGTTTTCTGGTAATTGATGCACTGCAGCTTATACTTGTGGAGCCTGATGCCAAGCTGCTAGGCTGGGGAGTGGCCAAATTTGTTGGCTTCCTGCAGGACGTCGAAGTGCAGGGTGATAAGGACGACTCCCGATGTTTACACATTACCGTACATCGCGGCGGCGTAACTCACAACCGTACACCGTTGCTCTCCGCCAAATTTCTATTTGATGACCATATTCGCTGCATGGCTGCCAAGCAACGTCTAACAAAGGGACGAAGCAAGGCGCgacaaaagaaaatgtatcAGATAGCACAGCTTATTGAGATTCCTGGCCAACTGGATTCCCCATTGTATCCGGTCTGCGGCACATCAACACATTGCAGCAATACGCGTATCGTGCAAAAGGGTGCAAATTTGAGCGCGAATCGAGTTCCAGGATTTGCTGCCGTCCTTCGTAGCAATAACAGCGCCGGCATCAGTCGCACCCAAATGGCACACAATCGGTCACTTGATGG AATTCGAAATGAAAGCGCTGGTCGCTCACGACGTCGCAGTCCAAATGCTGGCTCCAGTTCACCATCGACTCTGCGTCCTGACACCGCATCATTCGATCGAGATCGTTCTCCCAGCGTTAGTGGCGGCAGTCACTGCTCTTCGCAGTCGAGAGAGAATTCCCAGGCGCGCAGTTCCGCTAATCGATCCAGGGAAAACAGTCCACGTATGCCAAGACCACG CTCGGAGGAAATTCCTCTAGAGGATTTTCAACACTCACGCAACAACAGTCCGCATTCGCGCAGTGGTTTGGGTAATCCTACTCCGTCATCACGTTCTCATACTCCCTCTCGGACGCTGCACTACGATCAAATATCGGTACACAGTGCCTCACCGCGGGAACCGTCCTTGTTGGGTGGCTCGAACGCGATATTGAACCAATTGAATAGTGGTGTGTCCATTGCCAGGGAAGTGACGCCGGCTCAGAGCTCCGAGGAAACATCTTTTATTGGCACTGATAATGATGCTGCAACTTCTGCCGACGGTAGACGAAAGGGCAGGGGCACAATTGAAactgtttaa
- the LOC117792492 gene encoding protein CLEC16A homolog isoform X2 encodes MFRSRSWFGGPWGGRPKNRLSLEHLKYLYSILEKNTTVSESNRGLLVESLRCIAEILIWGDQHDSLVFDFFLEKNMLSYFLHIMRQKSGGSSFVCVQLLQTLNILFENIRNETSLYYLLSNNHVNSIMVHKFDFSDEDVMGYYILFLKTLSLKLNTHTIHFFYNEHTNDFPLYTEAIKFFNHPESMVRIAVRTISLNVYRVQNASMLRFIRDKTAAPYFSNLVWFIGKHILELDTCVRTDIDHQSNQKLSNLVAEHLDHLHYLSDILLLDIKDLNAVLTEHLLHKLFVPLYIFSLTPAPPPPSLAVVTQNLAAVLNRNVDIDIQEIQHPRVSSIVALFLLSLVFLVVTHAPLVHALAWVIMNGDHSVFKEGAAEILNSYVEHREVVVPGFGEPHESLEQALDTVIGQTTSSSSGDAVSEDSGVESTPATSSSPISKHIETVAEAAATKLRNITDEEKQRLQQSTSTQAYIEMAKPFLDTVLQALDCTENDYLALLSLCLIYAMSHNRGMKNEWFEQVLSKSMHGSFSYRTALIEHLLNIITQSSQPSCRIRLITAEIALELLLTFTKSAADEAPCITPTQQGLLFGARNQSMVVLRNFYKSEDIFLDLFEDEYNEMRKSQLNVEFLCMDSNILLPPTGTPLTGIGFTRRLPCGEVEKARRAIRVYFLLRRTCQKFLNEKESLLPLTNVVNLVQVENVLDLNNSDLIACTVVSKDNVKQRRFLVIDALQLILVEPDAKLLGWGVAKFVGFLQDVEVQGDKDDSRCLHITVHRGGVTHNRTPLLSAKFLFDDHIRCMAAKQRLTKGRSKARQKKMYQIAQLIEIPGQLDSPLYPVCGTSTHCSNTRIVQKGANLSANRVPGFAAVLRSNNSAGISRTQMAHNRSLDGIRNESAGRSRRRSPNAGSSSPSTLRPDTASFDRDRSPSVSGGSHCSSQSRENSQARSSANRSRENSPRMPRPRSEEIPLEDFQHSRNNSPHSRSGLGNPTPSSRSHTPSRTLHYDQISVHSASPREPSLLGGSNAILNQLNSGVSIAREVTPAQSSEETSFIGTDNDAATSADGRRKGRGTIETV; translated from the exons ATGTTTCGCAGTCGTAGCTGGTTTGGCGGCCCTTGGGGGGGACGTCCCAAAAATCGACTGTCTCTGGAGCACTTAAAGTACCTGTACAGCATTTTGGAGAAGAATACAACAGTATCGGAGAGCAATCGTGGTCTACTTGTTGAATCATTGCGCTGCATTGCTGAGATTCTCATCTGGGGCGATCAACATGATTCGCTGGTTTTTGA TTTCTTCTTGGAGAAAAACATGTTATCATATTTCCTGCACATTATGCGTCAGAAGAGCGGTGGTTCCAGTTTCGTTTGCGTCCAGTTACTGCAGACTCTTAATATACTCTTTGAGAACATTCGAAACGAGACTTCgctgt ATTATTTGCTGAGCAATAACCATGTAAACTCCATAATGGTGCACAAGTTCGACTTCTCCGATGAGGATGTCATGGGCTATTATATACTCTTTCTAAAAACGCTTAGTCTCAAATTGAACACACACACCATACATTTCTTCTACAATGAG CACACAAATGACTTCCCCCTCTACACGGAGGCAATTAAATTCTTCAACCATCCAGAGTCGATGGTACGAATAGCTGTGCGTACGATTTCTTTAAATGTTTACAGGGTGCAAAATGCGAGCATGCTACGTTTCATTAGGGACAA aaCTGCTGCGCCCTACTTTAGCAACCTGGTTTGGTTCATTGGCAAGCATATCCTTGAGCTGGATACCTGCGTGCGCACAGATATTGA TCACCAGTCAAACCAGAAGCTATCCAATTTGGTTGCCGAACATCTCGAtcatttacattatttaagcGACATTCTGCTGCTGGACATCAAGGACCTGAATGCAGTTTTGACCGAGCATCTGTTGCACAAGTTGTTTGTAcctttgtatatattttcattgacACCGGCGCCTCCGCCGCCATCTCTGGCGGTTGTCACACAAAATCTGGCAGCCGTGCTCAATCGGAATGTGGACATTGATATACAAGAGATACAGCATCCGCGCGTTAGTTCCATTGTGGCACTTTTCTTGCTATCTTTGGTGTTTCTTGTGGTGACACATGCACCACTTGTACATGCTCTGGCCTGGGTCATAATGAATGGTGATCACAGCGTTTTCAAGGAGGGTGCCGCCGAGATACTCAACTCGTATGTGGAACATCGCGAGGTGGTTGTACCGGGCTTTGGTGAACCCCATGAGAGTCTCGAACAGGCGCTGGATACGGTCATTGGCCAGACGACAAGCTCCAGTTCGGGCGATGCTGTCAGTGAAGACAGCGGAGTCGAATCAACGCCAGCCACATCATCTTCCCCGATCAGCAAGCACATTGAAACAGTGGCTGAAGCGGCAGCAACCAAGTTGCGGAACATCACAGACGAGGAGAAGCAGCGACTGCAGCAGTCCACTTCAACGCAGGCCTATATTGAGATGGCTAAACCGTTTCTGGACACCGTACTCCAAGCTCTCGATTGCACAGAGAATGATTATCTGGCATTATTATCCCTGTGCCTCATATACGCCATGTCTCATAATCGAG GCATGAAAAACGAGTGGTTCGAGCAGGTGTTATCCAAGTCCATGCATGGATCCTTTAGCTATAGGACGGCTCTAATTGAGCATTTGCTTAACATCATCACGCAGTCCAGTCAACCAT CCTGCCGGATTCGCCTGATTACGGCTGAGATCGCACTGGAGTTGCTGCTGACCTTCACCAAGTCCGCTGCGGATGAAGCGCCGTGTATAACTCCAACACAGCAGGGTTTACTCTTTGGAGCGCGCAATCAGTCGATGGTTGTGCTGCGCAACTTTTACAAGTCGGAAGACATATTTCTGGATCTGTTTGAGGATGAGTATAACGAGATGCGCAAGTCGCAGCTAAACGTTGAGTTTCTGTGCATGGATTCCAACATTTTGCTGCCGCCCACGGGCACACCACTGACGGGAATCGGTTTCACCCGGCGCCTGCCCTGTGGCGAGGTGGAGAAGGCTCGTCGCGCCATACGCGTCTACTTCCTCCTGCGGCGCACATGCCAGAAGTTCTTGAATGAGAAGGAATCGCTGCTGCCGCTGACGAATGTTGTCAATCTTGTCCAAGTGGAGAATGTGCTCGATCTAA ACAATAGCGACCTGATTGCCTGCACTGTTGTGTCCAAGGACAATGTCAAACAGAGACGTTTTCTGGTAATTGATGCACTGCAGCTTATACTTGTGGAGCCTGATGCCAAGCTGCTAGGCTGGGGAGTGGCCAAATTTGTTGGCTTCCTGCAGGACGTCGAAGTGCAGGGTGATAAGGACGACTCCCGATGTTTACACATTACCGTACATCGCGGCGGCGTAACTCACAACCGTACACCGTTGCTCTCCGCCAAATTTCTATTTGATGACCATATTCGCTGCATGGCTGCCAAGCAACGTCTAACAAAGGGACGAAGCAAGGCGCgacaaaagaaaatgtatcAGATAGCACAGCTTATTGAGATTCCTGGCCAACTGGATTCCCCATTGTATCCGGTCTGCGGCACATCAACACATTGCAGCAATACGCGTATCGTGCAAAAGGGTGCAAATTTGAGCGCGAATCGAGTTCCAGGATTTGCTGCCGTCCTTCGTAGCAATAACAGCGCCGGCATCAGTCGCACCCAAATGGCACACAATCGGTCACTTGATGG AATTCGAAATGAAAGCGCTGGTCGCTCACGACGTCGCAGTCCAAATGCTGGCTCCAGTTCACCATCGACTCTGCGTCCTGACACCGCATCATTCGATCGAGATCGTTCTCCCAGCGTTAGTGGCGGCAGTCACTGCTCTTCGCAGTCGAGAGAGAATTCCCAGGCGCGCAGTTCCGCTAATCGATCCAGGGAAAACAGTCCACGTATGCCAAGACCACG CTCGGAGGAAATTCCTCTAGAGGATTTTCAACACTCACGCAACAACAGTCCGCATTCGCGCAGTGGTTTGGGTAATCCTACTCCGTCATCACGTTCTCATACTCCCTCTCGGACGCTGCACTACGATCAAATATCGGTACACAGTGCCTCACCGCGGGAACCGTCCTTGTTGGGTGGCTCGAACGCGATATTGAACCAATTGAATAGTGGTGTGTCCATTGCCAGGGAAGTGACGCCGGCTCAGAGCTCCGAGGAAACATCTTTTATTGGCACTGATAATGATGCTGCAACTTCTGCCGACGGTAGACGAAAGGGCAGGGGCACAATTGAAactgtttaa
- the LOC117792497 gene encoding uncharacterized protein LOC117792497 isoform X2, giving the protein MYLKVCVLLMALVLSQANPQIDLSENRLMTLMLEDAISRQDPQRKNDCFNYYMPLINELGIQYQGAYQHCLHISEQAHAEVDCTIQKDRTQIDDVAKEICGTTSTCSEHTNSIEFFECYRNASVAGEKSMLRIKEKSVDLLAEVREQYRFIDVDQDFCTTKAKRANKEQLDNIYAELEKCLKGVIPVPTTTTPAP; this is encoded by the exons atgtatttgaaagtgtgtgtgttgcttaTGGCCTTAGTCCTGAGCCAAGCTAATCCCCAAATCGATTTGTCCGAAAATCGCCTCATGACGTTAATGCTAGAGGATGCGATTTCTAGGCAAGACCCACAAAGAAAGAACGATTGCTTCAATTACTATATGCCGCTGATAAATGAATTGGGTATTCAGTATCAAGGGGCCTACCAACACTGCTTGCATATCAGTGAGCAAGCCCACGCGGAAGTCGATTGTACCATCCAAAAGGATCGCACTCAAATTGATGATGTTGCCAAAGAGATCTGCGGAACTACTAGCACTTGCAGTGAGCATACCAACTCAATTGAATTCTTCGAGTGCTACCGGAATGCA AGTGTCGCTGGTGAAAAATCCATGCTAAGAATCAAAGAAAAATCGGTGGATCTGTTGGCTGAGGTGCGTGAGCAATACCGTTTCATCGACGTCGATCAAGACTTCTGTACCACCAAAGCGAAACGTGCCAATAAAGAGCAGCTTGACAATATCTATGCTGAGTTAGAAAAGTGTCTAAAGGGAGTGATCCCTGTGCCCACGACCACCACACCAGCTCCTTAG
- the LOC117792497 gene encoding uncharacterized protein LOC117792497 isoform X3, which translates to MYLKVCVLLMALVLSQANPQIDLSENRLMTLMLEDAISRQDPQRKNDCFNYYMPLINELGIQYQGAYQHCLHISEQAHAEVDCTIQKDRTQIDDVAKEICGTTSTCSEHTNSIEFFECYRNAGVAGEKSMLRIKEKSVDLLAEVREQYRLIDVDQDFCTTKAKRANKGQLDNIYAELEKCLKGVIPVPTTTTPAP; encoded by the exons atgtatttgaaagtgtgtgtgttgcttaTGGCCTTAGTCCTGAGCCAAGCTAATCCCCAAATCGATTTGTCCGAAAATCGCCTCATGACGTTAATGCTAGAGGATGCGATTTCTAGGCAAGACCCACAAAGAAAGAACGATTGCTTCAATTACTATATGCCGCTGATAAATGAATTGGGTATTCAGTATCAAGGGGCCTACCAACACTGCTTGCATATCAGTGAGCAAGCCCACGCGGAAGTCGATTGTACCATCCAAAAGGATCGCACTCAAATTGATGATGTTGCCAAAGAGATCTGCGGAACTACTAGCACTTGCAGTGAGCATACCAACTCAATTGAATTCTTCGAGTGCTACCGGAATGCA GGTGTCGCTGGTGAAAAATCCATGCTAAGAATCAAAGAAAAATCGGTGGATCTGTTGGCCGAGGTGCGTGAGCAATACCGTTTAATCGACGTCGATCAAGACTTCTGTACCACCAAAGCGAAACGTGCCAATAAAGGTCAGCTTGACAATATCTATGCTGAGTTAGAAAAGTGTCTAAAGGGAGTGATCCCTGTGCCAACGACCACCACACCAGCTCCTTAG
- the LOC117792497 gene encoding uncharacterized protein LOC117792497 isoform X1 produces the protein MYLKVCVLLMAFVLSQAYPQIDLSENRLMTLMLENAISRQDPQRKSDCFNYYMPLINELGIQYQGAYQHCLDVSEQAHAEFDGTIQKDRTQIDDVAKEICGTTSTCSGNTNSIEFFECYRNAGVAGEKSMLRIKEKSVDLLAEVREQYRLIDVDQDFCTTKAKRANKGQLDNIYAELEKCLKGVIPVPTTTTPAP, from the exons atgtatttgaaagtgtgtgtgttgcttaTGGCCTTTGTCCTGAGCCAAGCTTATCCCCAAATCGATTTGTCCGAAAATCGCCTCATGACGTTAATGCTCGAGAACGCGATTTCTAGGCAAGACCCACAAAGAAAGAGCGACTGCTTTAATTACTATATGCCGCTGATAAATGAATTGGGTATTCAGTATCAAGGGGCCTACCAACACTGCTTGGATGTAAGTGAACAAGCCCACGCGGAATTCGATGGTACCATCCAAAAGGATCGCACTCAAATTGATGATGTTGCCAAAGAGATCTGCGGAACTACTAGCACTTGCAGTGGGAATACCAACTCAATTGAATTCTTCGAGTGCTACCGGAATGCA GGTGTCGCTGGTGAAAAATCCATGCTAAGAATCAAAGAAAAATCGGTGGATCTGTTGGCCGAGGTGCGTGAGCAATACCGTTTAATCGACGTCGATCAAGACTTCTGTACCACCAAAGCGAAACGTGCCAATAAAGGTCAGCTTGACAATATCTATGCTGAGTTAGAAAAGTGTCTAAAGGGAGTGATCCCTGTGCCAACGACCACCACACCAGCTCCTTAG
- the LOC117792431 gene encoding uncharacterized protein LOC117792431: MADATIIDEVEEVSRAYQHCLDVSEQAHAEFDGTIQKDRTQIDDVAKEICGTTSTCSGNTNSIEFFECYRNAGVAGEKSMLRIKEKSVDLLAEVREQYRLIDVDQDFCTTKAKRANKGQLDNIYAELEKCLKGVIPVPTTTTPAP; this comes from the exons ATGGCTGATGCCACAATCATAGATGAGGTCGAGGAAG TATCAAGGGCCTACCAACACTGCTTGGATGTAAGTGAACAAGCCCACGCGGAATTCGATGGTACCATCCAAAAGGATCGCACTCAAATTGATGATGTTGCCAAAGAGATCTGCGGAACTACTAGCACTTGCAGTGGGAATACCAACTCAATTGAATTCTTCGAGTGCTACCGGAATGCA GGTGTCGCTGGTGAAAAATCCATGCTAAGAATCAAAGAAAAATCGGTGGATCTGTTGGCCGAGGTGCGTGAGCAATACCGTTTAATCGACGTCGATCAAGACTTCTGTACCACCAAAGCGAAACGTGCCAATAAAGGTCAGCTTGACAATATCTATGCTGAGTTAGAAAAGTGTCTAAAGGGAGTGATCCCTGTGCCAACGACCACCACACCAGCTCCTTAG